The DNA sequence AGGTTTTGCATACACTGGAATTGCAACAgttctgtgaaaaaacaaaaagaaaaaaccaacGAGACATTGACGTGTGTACAGAAATGATTATAGTACAGGTCTATTTTAATCATACACACACAGAATATGCAAATTGATAGAAAGGTTTCTTTCTTCAGCTGAACCAACAATAGCATTACTAAGGTcccaaaataaatgaaaagaatgTATCCTGAAGTTTTGCTAGGCATTCAAGCCTCATGGAATATGGGCAAAAAACCATCTGCTCTTCCTCACCTGTTTGCAAGTAAGGCTGTAGGAGGTAAAAGCGTATAtgacattaaaattttcattttctttttcggtTGCCTTGGTATGTGTAATAAGCCACTTGAGACCAGAAAATTTCTCTACAAAAATTTTTCTCAAGCACTGAACATTCCAATATCCAGTCAGCTTCAAAGGGCGAAAAAAGcacataattatatataaaaaaatatttttaagattttcaataatttttaattctcaaaatgtttattacactattaaataacaaaaacaaaaaaaaaatgaaaatatttgtgCCATTACACTTTAAAGAACCAGCCCATACATTGCTCCCAAAGACTAACCCACCTAAGTGTTGGTATTCTGATCTGACTGCATTAATATTGCAATTTCatttagcttcttttttttttttgcataatcaTCCAATAACAGTTACTCTTTATCATGAGGAACACATGATAAAAGACTTGCATATTGGTAATTTATAACTATTATTTTATCCtggtaaaaatagaaaaataactaatgaaaagtaaaaataaaaaaaattaaaaaaaaaaacaaaaaggtcaACAAGGTTTGGAAAAATTTTGGCTTTGCATCTCTCTTTAAAACAAGCTTACAAATCAATAACAATTCATTCAAAAGGTCAGGTTTGGTTCAACTAACCCAGTAGTGATGTGGTAAGACAACAGTCTGTAATTTCCATCTGGTGGCACAAAGGACAAGACTTTTTCACTctgcaaatgaaataattattgaacatGGTCTTAGCtcaatataaattattataattactgATTCATCATTTTAATAATGACTTTAATAATCTTTCATAATCTTATCTTTAATAACCACCTTAAAGAGTGCTACCACTGTAAAGTTTTAAAATCAAGTTTGCAATAACTTCATCTGCAGAGGGCCACTTTCCAGAAACAATTTTCTCTCCTTGACGTAACAACGGTCAAGCCATGTAgtgttaatttattttagttttatgCTGAATAAATGAAGCATAATTCTTGATTTCCTACCTAATTTTGACTAAAGGAAAGCCAAAAGTACTTTGATGGTACCCACATATGGATACCAGATTGAGTCCTGGTATTAATTTTCAAGCTTATACAGTTAATACATAcagatttagccaagcctaaaaaCAGACCTCCACCATAGCTAAGCCCTTGTATTTATTTGATAATACCATTCCTGTTATGAGTGCTATCTAGTTCTGATTTAGCCAAATTCTGATTTGAGAGTGACTTCAAGAGGTATATGAAACACACCAATATTATTGAGAGAATCCAAAATTTCAGGTGACACTGGGATCCCCGCCTCCTCTTCCCCAAGAGTCTGTACACACAAAGGGCCATTGATAAAGTGACATCATAAGCAAATTTTCTCAGCTTGATGGGTTACCAATTTCCCTTACCAATGGTGCTTTGCTGGCATGCTTTGTGCACTGACTCTGcgcttttaataataatattattttcatgcAGTCTGCAGCTCAATTacactaattattattatttatttacaagtTAATGCTTTGTAAATTAATGTGACACTCTTTTCTTGCTGTGGGTAATGTTTTCAGTTGGAGGAACACTCAAGTCTCTGACAGATTTATCCCCTCAGCTTTCAATATAACATAATGCAGTTGCAGTCTTCTTCCTCTCTTGTTACTAGCATAAATTTACAGTGATACTCACTTCCCATCTTTTTAATCTCACACAAGGGTGAAAACTTGGATCCTCAAGCAGTCTTGAATTCACAAAACAGAGAGACAGATCTGGCATTCCTGATAGTTTACAACATGAGTCAatctgcaaaatgaaaacaaagaggTTTCCAGTAGAAGAATATGAATTCATCATTGTGAAAGGTAGAGTCCAGCAAaatgcaaaaccaaaaaaaaacctcacCACTCCCTGGATTTCTGTAAATACTGTTGAGCCCTGTtgatgataaataaaaatatcagGGGATAAGTTCAGTACTCGAGGATATATAAGCACCATTGGCAAAATATGATAGGGACAAGTGCAATTATTAATGTCCTGCTActtcaaaaaataataataataattatgataatagcAAAGTATTTGTCAGCGCATTTAAAACTCTCAATGCGCTTGCAGCGGGAGGCTGGAAATCTAAATTATGTATATAATCTTATGTAACGAAAAATAACTAAGTAAAATCATACAACTATCTAAGGgttaaaataattgcaaaaaaaaagaaatgtcttaagtttctttttaaaaaaattaatagttacAGAGTCAGACTTTTTTAAAGATTTAGGCAGACTGTTCCAATAAGAGAAAGTTCTTTGACCATAAGTATAGCTGTCCTGAAAGGTAAGTTTCTGTAATGCTGAACCAGTAGGGAAGCGATACACTGGAATTTAGTATGAAACAGATTTAAGTGTTAGCCAGAGTAATGGCTCACCGTCAACAACACGTTTGATACCAAAATCTAGTGCCCTGTTGTACATATTTTGCCCACTGCAAGGTAACGGGCCGACCAGTTGGCTCGGTTGGTTGAGTATTGGACTACCGTGCAGAAGGTCGGGGGTTCCAACCCTGGTTGGACCAACACTCAAGGTCTTCAAACAATTGAGTAGAAAGTGCCCCCTTTTAAATTACACTTGCAAATAGTTCGACTCTctagtcttcttggataaggacGATGAACTGTATGCCATCTCACAACTCTTCAGTGTTCACAACTCTTGTGAGGTTAGTAGTTTTAAGTTTTACTCATTATTACACTGTAATTAGGTCTTtcctttattaatttttgtacgTGATGCCACAAGCTTTTAGCTTTGAGACTTCATGTGTTAAAAGAAAGGCTTTCTATTCCATTCTATTCTACTGTTAAATACATAATACCGTACATGTAtccctaataattattattattccatcTACCCCCTACAATTCTCTTTCAACTATAAATctacttgaaaaataaatgaacgAATATAAATATGGCTACTAACATGTTTGTCAATAATGCAGTCAATTTCCTCCACAACATCAAAATACACCTGCAAAGAACATTGACAttcacattaaattttatgaaCAAATAAAGTTTTCCAAACAAACAACTATGAAATCAAGTTCCGTGcattttaaatcatttttaagtaaaaaaaagctttcaaaCTTACTACCCTACCTCATTGTGTGTATACTTTACTCCTGTTCGTCTCCATGGCACATTAGATAATTGACCAGTGGGCAAATGAGAGCTCACGCTGTCAAAAAAAACAGGCAACAAGCAGTGGTAAATGGTTAACAAGCACAGAGGGACAATTCCATAATTAAACCAGATTTTTATAAAGGTGCTTACAAGCACTGATTGCTAATAACACGTTTCAGTGACAGGGAAGTCTCTGAAGTTTGCATTATTTTAACAATACAGTAGATACAAATGGGACATTATGCTGTCAATTCAATGATGTGATCTCTTGACTTTcacaaaagggaaaaatgCTGCATCTCAACTTTCTTCAGATTATTCCAAATCAACAAAGAgacaacaacaaaggaaaggcGATGAGCAGGCTCATAAACACTATTAGCCTTCCTGTGTTTGTGTGGATGCGCATTATTACCCTTCCTGCCCTCCTTCCTACACATTTATGGGTTCCGCGTGTGCCTGTTTTTGGCGTGTGTTTTGGTTGACTTATCTTCAAGCTGCAGTGTAAGCAGTGGTTACTTATTGGATGTGCTCTCACTCTGGTacatgaacaaaattaatttagaTTTTGCTTGCTGAACTTATCCAAAGGAAACTACTCCCAGAACTGTGTCAACAAGATGTTCAATCTTGAGAAAAGAAGTTAGCTTACTGTGATCCACCAGTGACTGTGTTGACCACTTGTCTGACGATGCTTGGAGGGTTTATAAGTTCCCTCAAGATGTTGGGCTCTGTTGCTAAAGGAAATCCATTATCCAGCATTTCTTCAAGTAACTAAGTTTAAGAAAATGGGCTTTCATTAATTAtagttcatttttaatttttcctttccaCTAGTTTTGTAATGCATTTGGCCTTACTTTGAGTTTCTTTGTAGTTGTTGTACATGTCCTGTTAATGTCAATCCCAATTAAATGACGTATGTGTCACATCATTATGTAAGAACAAGGCcattattgttgttgaagATTACTATTGACAATAGTatagtaatttatttttaacaaaaataacaacagaAAAAGTAACTATGAAATTATACGTAGGTGGCGGTCAGGGCAGATATGACGTCATTGATATGGTGTGGTCTTATGGCCTCTATATCGCTGAGTTCAGTGTAGGTAACCCTAACCAAAATTAATCTAGGAGAGGAAATTGGAAGGAATGGCAGTCACTTTAAGGAAGGCAAAGTTGTCCAAAGTTCAGGTAGCAATTAACAAATATTTCTTGGAGTTTTTGTTGGGCTAAGGAACTCTTTTAGCCAACTACTTGTGACAAAACTTTTGCTGTGATCAATCCTCAGTACGTGTGACACAATGTCACATGATCTGGAGGACCTGAGGTTCACTTGTTCCTTGCCTATCTCAGAAAACCAACCATCAATTCATGGAGTGACATCAGTTCCCccttagaaaaaaattaatagtttgAACTCAAGCAAGGTATGGAAACAAAGAACTGTACGTAGTTTAATCAAATCTACACTTTGCTTACATTGAAAACTACAATGCTGCTCAGAGAATGTGGCACATTTTGGAGAGGGTTTTGAGTTATACAGTTACAGATAAAAACTTTTCAATACAATGACCACAGCCCCTTTCTGCACTATCTAGAGAGAGTTGTCCAACAGGGCTCGAAAATGAAACCAATACCATTGCAAAAGCGACTAACTTAGTTTCGCCACTAAAAAATGCATGTTAGCCACAAAATAGCTACTAGCTCAGTTTGGAAATTCAATAAATGTTATATACCATGCAGAGTTAAAGAGAATACAAATAAATTGATTAGCATTATCACAATGTTAGTTGAAAATAGCAGCCTGAGCTGTGACAAATTATACCCTACTTCCATATGGTATCTGAACATTCCCTGGATCAGATATCTTCTAGCTCACCTCAAATACAATAACAACATGTTCTTTGATAGATGCCTCTGTACAGCTGTTGAAGTATTCCGTAAATGTATCCACCACTCTGTGTAAGAACTCGATGACAAACAGCGGTGGtactgaaagaaaacacagtgaattattaataattattattctatccTGTTGCTATCAATACCAGTGAATAAACATGGCTGAGAATTTAACTTTTAAATAGGCCTAATGCATGCTAACATCAGTGTCCAAAGTTTCAAAACTAAGCCTCCCTtctgtaaaataataataattgaagggcttcGGGAAAAAATGTCtcaactgacattttgggtcttttttcatttgtgcccaaaagtggctgattttttgcatCATTATTGAGATAATAAgtgttattcttattattattttccaacGTGTAAGAACTTTCACATAATTCTATCTCATGTGggaattgttttgatttgcaCTGCTTTGGCAATTCTGCACAGAACACTGCCCTGAAAGCAAAGCTTGGTGATAAAATAAGAGAGTCTTGTGTCAGGGTTCTCATTAAGTTTTGAAGTAGATGGCTGGGATGTAAGAGTACTAGGCAGCTTGGCAATCGACTGTCTTTCTCACCTTGCCGCTATTTCCCAGAAAAGTAAGCAGCTCAATACTCAAAGTACCCAGTTTTTTAGCTTGCTGTCAGCACTTAATGAGAACTCTGTATGTAATCATGCATAAGGTGTATTCCTGGAAGCATTACCGTATTTATCCGTGTATAATGCGCACTTTTTTCCCGCTGAAAAAGCTCCGAAAAGTGAGATGCGCATTATACAAggaatcctttgttttagactCGCGTCCCTCATTAgtatgtaaacaaaaatacgAAATTTGTCCATACACAATCATTCGCTTCAAATTTAAAAGTTAAAGACAGAAGCAATGAAGAAATAACGATTTCGATCCACTGAAAATAAACCCTTCCTCTTTAGACGAACAACCAATTAAGAAAGCATAAAAACGGctaaaaaatttgaagaaatgcgaacaagaatttgaagttCGGTCTCGGCAACGTGGTGGCCTGGGGAGATGTAGCAGCCTGCTTGTTTATGACACCTTTGAAGCTCACATGactgaaaatgtgaaagtaGTATTCGCAAAAGTAAACTCCAATTTAGCTCTAATTCCTCGCAGATTGACCTCAGTTCTCTAAACCATAGTCTTCCTCGAGTAATCGAGGAGCTGGATGCAGTGGATAGCAGACCGTATCCATGATTTTACAGAGGCTGATCGCCAAAAGAGTCCATCGGAAGAACTGATCGTTTCGTGGCTGGTGCATCGAGTGACATTTCTGAAGAGATGATCGAGTTGTCGTTTTTAGAGTGTTTCCAAATCACGATCTTTCACGCTATTCTTTCGTAACCACTTCCTCTGTTttctgcttccttttttttttctttcaaagtgcAGTCCAAAATAAGGGTGCGCATTATACACGGGGGCGCATTATACACGGGCAAATACGGTACCTGTATTGCAGAACTCACCTTCTGTCTGCACAACCGCAAGAAAAAACAAGCTGTTCCTGTAGATACTTATTAGATAATGGTGCGGAGCAGCAATTACAGGCGGAACATCCTCTGGTGAATTTGCCTATTAAAATATCAAggatattaaaaataatgacattTCATCAACAAAAGGTCTCAGGGTTTAATTTTATCTACCCAACTGGCTAACTGGGGAGactaaaaatcaaatcaaatattaGTTTTTGGTGtgaggggaaaactggagaaTACGGAGTAAAACCTCCCACCCCCAAGTCTTCAGAATCAATATTGGGAATTGATAGGGAAGCGATGATAGATGATGTCAAGATACATATGATGTCAtttgtgatgatgatgatatgaCACCATCTAtgcaaaaaatactttttggCTCAAgcagatgaaaacaaacaaggtgCTAGACTGGGGGGCTGTGTCTTGTTCAAGCACTGGACTGGGGGGGCAGTGTCTTGTTCACTGCCAAAAACTATGACTGGTTAAAATTCCATCTGAATCTTCAATAAAAATCCATGTTCCGGGTTTTAAGACGTATCTATAGCCTATGTTGGAGGGAGGAGGGATAAAAAAACAAGTGAAGAACTAGAGTGATGCTTGCACAAAGTCTTGCAAACAGATGTGCAAGCATGTCCCAAAATCTATCATAACACGTTTTTCGAACTACAGCTTGCAGTAGGAAAAATACCTTTGATAAGGCCTCAAAGAAATGATCACACACAGACCGACTTATGACACTTTTCCAGTGTTTTTCGACGAAAATGTCTCTGTAAAAAGAGAGAATAGGCAAAAGACTTGAACTCGCACTGTAAGCGATCTAAGCCTCtcagatttttcaaaatatttgggATTGCCTTTCCATACTtacccaacattattaatcACAAACAGGCTATTTATCATGATTGAACCTCTAATTACTTGCCTACGTACAGCTTTAAAAGTCCAAAATGGCGTCTAACGTAAAGCACAGCACTTTCTTCGTGATCACAACTAAACACAATACATGAAGTCCTTACTGGCCAGGGAAAATAACCGCTGACAGAAATGTCGGCTGCTCAGATAAGGTGGCTAGGCCAATTTTTAATCgtccaagaaaaataaagaggaAGAAAAGTTATCACAAGACGGCCCTTCGGCCTTCTTTGTTATAGGTGATGATTCACTCACTGTAAATTTTAATCCCCAACGAAAAAATTTCAGCCTCGAAAATTTGTACTTAGTAAGGTCTCCTGGGACCCTGAACTTATGGAAACTGCACGGCATCCGAAGTCATGCTCTAGTCAATTGCAGCTGCGCCCAGCCCCCCGGGCACTGAGGGGCATTTGCCCCCCTTGTCAGTCCCGGGAGTGGGGCTTCATCTAATTTAGCGCGACCTGGGGGCCGGGCATTAGCCAAACCCGGGGCACCTCCCGGGCTTTTGACATCCGCGTGGTTAGCTCTAAAACATAGAGAATATCCGAAGTTAAGATCAGCAGTTTGAGGTGTATTGGCTCGTCAAGCTAGGGCGAGAAAAATTTGTCGAcgtttttaaagtttttttcaaagcaagtagCGAGAGTGTGTATAAATTGTCCCGTATCGCAACAGGTCGCATTTGATTAATTCTATGTGGTATTAAATTGCCGGTTTATGGTTCAACgtttggaaatttcaaatcaacaaCTATAACACGTATAATTAAAATCGTCTGTGTCAGAAAACATTCGTACACAAATTCAGCGCTGTTTTGGGGGCGTGGCATTTTCCCTCTACTTTGGTCCCCGTCGCCGGGTATTTGACAGCGTAAGTGCCCCTGCCCCTGGGCCGTccataaggaaaaaaaggcaGATTTCCGGGGGCTAGCTCGGGGGAGCTGGGCGGAGCTGGAATTGACCGACGCATTTCTCTTGTAAGAAAGCATCAAACATGGCTCTGTTAAATTTAACTGTTTATTAAAAATTGACTCAAACAAGAACCAAAACATTCTGACTAAATAtgtacattttcaaattcataaaaaaagaCACTAGCTAATTCGTTTTCATGCATGCACCGAGGACACAGTCCTTTTAAAGCAGGAACCCTTTCTTCAGTCCTccaaaattcgatttttccTTCTTGGCTGTTTTCTTTGGCggttcttccttttttctagCCGCACTACGCGTACCCTTCCTCTTCGTCATAGCAGGCCCGTTCGCTAcatagcttttgttttctttttctctcagaGGAACAACTTTTATGGAATCAATCTTTGGTACAGTTGCGTTgttgctgttattttttatatttctgtTAACATCCATGATTTTATCATTCTTAATTAGATCCTTCTGTATGTTTGTGGCGTAAGTGCACTTGTCTTCCCCCTTCGCCGTGGCTGGCGTGACCACAGTGCTTTGGTTTTCCTCTTTCGGAGGAACAACTTTCATCGAGTCGACCCGTGAAACGGCTGCGCTGCTGCTATCGTCTTTGTCCATGACTTTATCATTTTCTCCATTGTTGTCTTCGTCTTCGTTTATACCCTACAAAAACGAAGTACGGTTTGAGAATACTTTAAACGAGTTGCAATAAACTTGTTACTCATTTTTACCTGCGTCAAATCATCGTCTCCCTTTTTCTCGTATTTGCGGGCAAATTTCCTGTAAACGTAATACCCAACACCAGCGACTACACCTAAGCTAAGGCAAGCTGCAAAAATGGTCTTGAATTTTCCcattgttgctttttcttttttcgctttAATCTCTGACAACAAATAAACACCTTGAACCAATGTAAGCTGAcggtaattttgaaaaagcaaaacgtCAACAATGCAAATTGTTTAACTAAGATGACCTCAATTATTAAAGTTAATTTGCCTCGAATCCATGTTGAGCTCTCCTCTGTTTGTGAGTCTGTTGCTATACAAAAGAGAGACTTATTTTTCATCTCATTCTTATGAAACGAGAGCCTGGGACAGACCAATGCAAACAATACCCAGCATTAATGGCTATACCTAAACCAAGGAAAGAGTAAACAAAacagtctttcattttccaattGCTGATATTTTACAACCTgcgcaaaaaattaaatcagtCGAAGTTGACGGTAATGTGAAGACAGTGGCGTcatcattgcagttgttcgTATTGTGACGTCATTAGCCTCGTCACCAGGCTGCTGTGCCTCGGTTCGATGAAACGTCTATCGTTTCGATGTCTGTCAACTGCAAAAGAGATATTTAGACGTGAAGAAATCCTTTAGAAATATTATCAGTGTCTTAACAAAAACTTCATTCTGATCTATTCCTTACCTCTCGGTAAATTGTCATTAAATACATTGGTTTTGTCGCCAGACTGGAATCAGGCTGGCGTCTTTATAGGCGTTATCTGATCTAGCCTTCAACCCATACGGTAATACGTGGGCCGACTTTCAGCCTGACGCGGGGGTTTTCTCCAGCTACCGCCGGTTTTAACCATTCGTTCAAACAAACGCTTTACATAGAGGTCGTCCTGTGAAAAAGTAGTGGGCAATGGAATTTCAAGAGAGCACCTCGCTTTGCGAGAGTTGTTTTGGACTAAGCGTTAAGTAAACTTAAAGCGGTCCAACGTTTCTATCTTTTCCTCTTTATTGCCTCCCAAATAACAGGCAATCTTTAACGGCTATAAAGGGGAACTTTATGAGACCCTCGGGCAAAGGACACAAATGTCGCAAAATACCAGTGCCTCTAGGTATTTGCCTACTTATCTCACGCCCGCGAGCAAAATCTCTTTGTATTAAAGCACGCCGGTATAGTAGCTGGTAAATAGCGTTCACTGTTGTGAGACTTCCGTCggctaaaaataatttaattgaaGTTTATATGTCTAAAGACATCGTAAACGACATTACAAACACGCAAGCCCACTGCAATAAAATCAACTTGTCGCTTAGCGGAGCAAAAGTAAGAACTCAGCTGTTCGCATACACGGGGAGCATGATGTAGTAAATGTGGGAAAAATTGGGCGAAAACCAGAGCGACATGGAGAGCTGATTCGCATGGGCCTCCACCAATGTTCTTGTGTAATTTTTCCTGTCTTCAAGAAAATGACCAATTCTTCAATCCCCAGTACATTTatgtcaaaatggctgaccAGTCCGGCAGTAATAATTCAAATgagagaataaaattattgattgCTTCACTAAGTTCAAACCTCGACAGATCTAGAAATTCATTCGAAAACTTGCGGAATTACCTTTAAATTCTCCTCACATAAGTAAACTTCAGCCAAACTTTTGTAGCTTTTTAAGAAATGTGTTCGTTTATTATACTTAGTTTTTTCATTTAGGAGTCATTGATCAAGAAAAGAtcgataaaagaaaattagttGCAAAGAAAACGCCCAGATTAGCCCTCGAAAACCCAAAATAGTTTGCTGAAAGGGTTCCACATCACTTTTATTGACAGTTGAATAGCGCCTCAGGGGTCGGCATGAGACTTTGAAGACCGTTGCACAGACATTTATCATAAGCCCCCCTGGCGGAAAACTCTAACAGCTCCTTTGAAATCTTCAAAGTAATAAAATCTTTTTATCAAAGTGCTCGCCTCTGGCTTTATTTCTCGCTTAATTTACCAGAGGGCAGGTTCCTGAAAGAACATTTTCAACCTCTTTATGTTTATATTCCGACGGAACTGCTTTATCCTCTCGAATCGAATCGTTAATTTGCAGCGATAATTTGTTCCACATTTCACATTTTTCCGTGTTTCTTGCCCACTCAACGTTGTGACTTACATCGCCTTTTTTCTGTGACTACAGTTGATGTGTCTGTCATTGGAAAGGTAAGCGCaatatgttttctttcaactttcttCGAGTGGATAACACGAGGTCTCAACTAACTTCTTTAGTTTCACTGGAGTCAATGTTgcgacgaaaaaaaaaacggttgAAAACACTGTTGTGTTCGTTCAGGTAGACGGTTGTAATGTTACCGATGTTTTAAAGACAAGATGGAATA is a window from the Acropora palmata chromosome 1, jaAcrPala1.3, whole genome shotgun sequence genome containing:
- the LOC141860047 gene encoding AP-3 complex subunit mu-1-like, encoding MINSLFVINNVGDIFVEKHWKSVISRSVCDHFFEALSKANSPEDVPPVIAAPHHYLISIYRNSLFFLAVVQTEVPPLFVIEFLHRVVDTFTEYFNSCTEASIKEHVVIVFELLEEMLDNGFPLATEPNILRELINPPSIVRQVVNTVTGGSHVSSHLPTGQLSNVPWRRTGVKYTHNEVYFDVVEEIDCIIDKHGSTVFTEIQGVIDSCCKLSGMPDLSLCFVNSRLLEDPSFHPCVRLKRWESEKVLSFVPPDGNYRLLSYHITTGTVAIPVYAKPQVTYNEGGSGRFDLTVGPKQTMGKLVEDVVVTVPFPKQVLNVNLTPSIGSCSFDPVKKELVWDVGKILPQKLPNLRGSMSLQTGVPPPDESCTISIQFKISQLAASGLKVSRLDIYGEKYKPFKGVKYVTKAGKFQIRL